The following proteins are co-located in the Rhodococcus opacus B4 genome:
- the recC gene encoding exodeoxyribonuclease V subunit gamma, with protein sequence MLVLHRAERSTTLASALGDVLSTPLSDPFAREIVAVPAKGVERWLTQRLSTALGARPGVGDGVAANIDFPSPARLVDECLAAATGVSADDDPWHPSRVLWALLAVVDDCLDEPWCAVLAKHLGHCRPGSDPDDHRPGRRYATALHLTDLYRSYAAQRPEMLVDWAAGRDTDGAGGSLDDDLLWQAELWRRLRARIGGPAPAERLDSACARLREEPDLVELPGRLSLFGPTRLATDQLAVIAALAVNRDVHLWLPHPSPALWSSLSTAGGVLARADDRTALSVTHLLLSSLARDVRELESRLTRLDVDDLHHPGPPPPDSLLGRLQADVRDDRAPALSECTADASVQVHACHGPARQVEVLRECLLHLFEDDPTLEPRDVLVMCPDVESYAPLIRAAFGQDVLGHPGHRLRVRLADRALHQTNPVLAVVSSLLELADARVTASQILDLSAAAPVRRRFRFGDDDLERIREWATATGARWGIGPRQRAAFGLGDFPQNTFTTALDRILLGAAADESEGEWLALALPLDDVDSNDIDLTGRLAEFVDRLDVALRGLAGPQSVAAWSSALTRALDLLVDVSAGDTWQLAQARRELGAAMEHGGDTVLRLSDVRAMLATRLAGRPTRANFRTGELTVCTMVPMRSVPHRVVVLLGLDDEVFPRGASVDGDDVLARNPLIGERDPRSEDRQLLLDAVMSASEKLLLFYTGADPVTGMSRPPAIPLSELLDAVAATAGSDALPAIVTRHPLQPFDARNFRPEHPFSFDRAALAGARAAQYPPEPEPAFLPAPLGPPQRGDVVDLADLVAFLVHPTQAFLRQRLGLRVPDEDEDLADALDVAPDPLARWDLGQRMLVARLSGTEPADFRAAEWRRGTLPPFKLGESVLGDIERAVESLVAVSGSVHVGRAETVDVDVALGNGRRLTGTVGGVHGSVIANTTYSRLGPKHRLTAWAQLLAVAASDRDGDTEWTAVTTGRGSYSRPAWRSTLTAPENAAEELVRLVELRDAGLHAPLPIATGASAAYAERRYGGSGMEDAIEAARKEWSSDFGDARDRHITYVYGASPGIDVLGDAVTIENYARQLWAPLLTAETLAQP encoded by the coding sequence GTGCTCGTACTGCATCGCGCCGAGCGTTCCACCACTCTCGCGTCGGCTCTCGGCGACGTGCTCTCGACCCCGCTGTCCGATCCGTTCGCCCGTGAGATCGTCGCGGTCCCGGCGAAGGGGGTGGAGCGCTGGCTCACGCAGCGACTGTCGACCGCGCTCGGGGCCCGGCCCGGCGTCGGTGACGGAGTGGCCGCGAACATCGACTTCCCGTCACCGGCCCGCCTCGTGGACGAGTGCCTCGCCGCCGCCACCGGCGTGTCCGCCGACGACGACCCGTGGCATCCGTCCCGGGTGCTGTGGGCGCTGCTCGCCGTCGTCGACGACTGCCTGGACGAGCCCTGGTGCGCCGTCCTCGCGAAACACCTCGGACACTGCCGCCCAGGCAGCGACCCGGACGATCACCGGCCCGGCAGGCGCTACGCCACCGCGTTGCACCTGACCGATCTGTACCGCAGTTACGCCGCGCAGCGTCCGGAGATGCTGGTCGACTGGGCGGCAGGCCGGGACACCGACGGTGCGGGCGGCTCACTCGACGACGACCTGCTGTGGCAGGCCGAACTGTGGCGACGGCTACGGGCGAGGATCGGAGGCCCCGCGCCCGCCGAGCGCCTCGACTCCGCCTGCGCCCGGCTGCGCGAGGAACCGGACCTCGTCGAACTCCCCGGCAGGCTGTCGCTGTTCGGCCCGACGCGCCTCGCGACCGATCAGCTCGCCGTTATCGCCGCCCTGGCCGTCAATCGCGATGTGCACCTGTGGCTTCCGCATCCGAGTCCCGCGCTGTGGTCGTCGTTGTCGACGGCGGGCGGCGTGCTCGCGCGCGCCGACGACCGCACCGCCCTGTCCGTCACCCACCTGTTGCTGTCGAGCCTGGCGCGGGACGTCCGCGAACTCGAGTCGCGACTGACTCGCCTCGACGTCGACGACCTCCACCACCCGGGACCGCCGCCGCCCGACTCCCTGCTGGGGCGCCTGCAGGCCGACGTCCGGGACGACCGGGCGCCGGCTCTCTCCGAGTGCACCGCCGACGCGTCCGTGCAGGTCCACGCATGCCACGGTCCTGCGCGCCAGGTGGAGGTCCTGCGCGAATGCCTCCTGCATCTCTTCGAGGACGATCCGACTCTCGAACCGCGCGACGTGCTCGTCATGTGTCCCGACGTCGAGTCGTACGCGCCGCTGATCCGGGCCGCGTTCGGGCAGGATGTGCTCGGGCATCCCGGTCACCGTCTGCGGGTCCGGCTCGCGGATCGGGCCCTGCACCAGACCAACCCGGTGCTCGCCGTGGTGTCGAGCCTCCTCGAACTCGCCGACGCGAGGGTGACGGCCAGTCAGATTCTGGACCTGTCGGCGGCCGCGCCGGTGCGCAGGCGATTCCGGTTCGGCGACGACGACCTCGAACGGATCCGGGAGTGGGCGACCGCGACGGGCGCCCGCTGGGGAATCGGACCGCGGCAGCGCGCGGCGTTCGGACTCGGCGACTTCCCGCAGAACACGTTCACCACCGCGCTCGACCGCATCCTGCTCGGCGCCGCGGCCGACGAGTCGGAGGGCGAATGGCTCGCCCTCGCACTTCCGCTCGACGACGTCGACAGCAACGACATCGATCTCACCGGAAGGCTGGCCGAGTTCGTCGACCGACTCGACGTCGCGCTGCGCGGGCTCGCCGGGCCGCAGTCGGTCGCGGCGTGGTCGAGCGCGCTCACCCGGGCATTGGATCTACTCGTCGACGTCAGTGCCGGCGACACCTGGCAATTGGCCCAGGCAAGAAGGGAACTCGGGGCCGCGATGGAGCACGGCGGCGACACGGTGCTGCGGCTGTCGGACGTGCGCGCCATGCTGGCCACCCGGCTCGCGGGACGCCCCACCCGCGCGAACTTTCGCACCGGTGAGCTGACGGTGTGCACCATGGTGCCGATGCGGTCGGTGCCGCACCGCGTTGTCGTCCTCCTCGGCCTCGACGACGAGGTGTTCCCGCGGGGCGCGAGTGTGGACGGCGACGACGTGCTGGCCCGTAATCCTCTGATCGGCGAACGTGATCCGCGCAGCGAGGACCGGCAGTTGCTGCTCGACGCCGTCATGTCGGCGAGTGAGAAGCTCCTGCTGTTCTACACGGGCGCCGACCCCGTCACGGGGATGTCCCGGCCGCCGGCGATCCCGCTGTCCGAGCTGCTCGACGCGGTGGCGGCCACCGCCGGGAGTGATGCCCTCCCCGCCATCGTGACCCGGCATCCGTTGCAGCCGTTCGATGCCCGCAACTTCCGGCCGGAGCACCCGTTCAGTTTCGACCGGGCGGCGCTGGCCGGTGCCCGCGCCGCGCAGTATCCGCCCGAACCGGAACCCGCGTTCCTGCCGGCGCCGTTGGGGCCGCCGCAGCGTGGGGACGTCGTCGATCTCGCGGACCTCGTCGCGTTCCTGGTGCACCCGACGCAGGCATTCCTGCGGCAACGGCTCGGGTTGCGGGTTCCCGACGAGGACGAGGACCTCGCCGACGCACTGGACGTGGCGCCCGATCCGCTCGCCCGCTGGGACCTCGGCCAGCGGATGCTCGTCGCGCGACTGTCGGGAACCGAACCCGCCGACTTCCGCGCCGCCGAGTGGCGCCGGGGTACGTTGCCACCGTTCAAGTTGGGGGAGTCGGTGCTCGGCGACATCGAGCGCGCGGTCGAGTCGCTCGTCGCCGTCAGCGGGTCCGTGCACGTCGGGCGCGCGGAGACCGTCGACGTCGACGTCGCTCTCGGCAACGGACGGCGCCTCACCGGCACCGTGGGTGGTGTGCACGGATCGGTGATCGCGAACACCACGTATTCGAGGCTGGGGCCGAAGCACCGCCTCACGGCGTGGGCTCAGTTGCTGGCGGTCGCGGCGTCCGATCGCGACGGCGATACGGAATGGACGGCCGTGACGACCGGCCGCGGCTCGTACAGCCGGCCGGCGTGGCGCTCGACGCTGACGGCGCCGGAGAACGCGGCGGAGGAACTGGTGCGACTCGTCGAACTGCGTGATGCCGGGTTGCATGCGCCGCTGCCGATCGCGACGGGCGCGTCGGCGGCCTACGCCGAGCGACGGTACGGCGGCAGCGGCATGGAGGACGCGATCGAGGCGGCCCGGAAGGAATGGAGCAGTGATTTCGGTGACGCACGCGACCGCCACATCACGTACGTGTACGGGGCATCTCCCGGCATCGACGTCCTCGGCGACGCGGTGACGATCGAGAACTACGCCCGCCAATTGTGGGCGCCGCTGCTCACCGCCGAGACGTTGGCGCAGCCGTGA
- a CDS encoding MSMEG_6728 family protein, with protein sequence MQTFVPDPGFARSGTLLDDRRLGKQRVETFQILRALVWPSYGWKNHPATAMWRGFTPALVAYGVAMCREWSARGHTDALEPQLLEYTGGRLDSFEHLRDHGLLPPWVGDDAVHASHRRVLAEKAPDAYPRSWSGDGGYVWPPPVYPRWPVRGADPHEVLTPSEAEALAGGADTWDLLHSLHLGRSVSTDSPDPATVVAASLVRPGLTAVLLDADPVPDDAEKPAATADDAGTASPSIARQPTPEDREATESEVVDPRRIRFFRSGQPVPDAERYGLVVSSSSTPPQGLDSIPLLHLRTPR encoded by the coding sequence ATGCAGACATTCGTGCCCGACCCGGGGTTCGCCCGCAGCGGAACGCTGCTCGACGACCGGCGGCTGGGCAAGCAACGGGTGGAAACCTTTCAGATTCTGCGAGCCCTCGTGTGGCCGTCGTACGGGTGGAAAAACCATCCCGCGACCGCGATGTGGCGTGGCTTCACGCCCGCGCTCGTCGCGTACGGCGTCGCGATGTGCCGCGAGTGGTCGGCGCGCGGACACACCGACGCGCTGGAACCTCAACTACTCGAGTACACGGGTGGGCGACTCGACTCGTTCGAGCATCTCCGCGACCATGGTCTGCTGCCACCATGGGTCGGCGACGACGCCGTCCATGCCAGCCACCGTCGCGTTCTCGCCGAGAAGGCACCGGACGCCTACCCGCGGTCGTGGAGCGGAGACGGCGGATACGTCTGGCCGCCGCCCGTGTACCCGCGGTGGCCCGTCCGCGGCGCCGACCCTCACGAGGTGCTGACTCCCTCCGAAGCCGAGGCACTGGCCGGCGGCGCGGACACGTGGGACCTCCTGCACAGTCTGCACCTCGGCCGGTCCGTCTCGACGGACTCGCCCGATCCGGCGACGGTCGTCGCGGCGAGCCTGGTGCGTCCCGGACTGACGGCGGTGCTGCTCGACGCCGATCCCGTTCCCGACGACGCAGAGAAACCCGCGGCGACGGCGGACGACGCCGGCACCGCCAGCCCGTCCATCGCCCGTCAGCCGACGCCGGAAGATCGGGAGGCGACGGAGAGTGAGGTTGTCGATCCACGCCGTATCCGGTTCTTTCGCAGCGGCCAACCGGTGCCGGACGCCGAACGATATGGACTGGTCGTCTCGTCGTCGAGCACGCCGCCGCAGGGTCTCGACTCGATCCCCCTGCTGCATCTGCGCACCCCCAGGTGA
- a CDS encoding GIY-YIG nuclease family protein, whose protein sequence is MATVWTIPIDITSRWLDNAEVQTFLASNDLDNASPDPRVRFAQFADVTKSLERHVGHTFSSVQGAATALFDGIDGGVPVALKLAALRLILKEVYQTRHAPQPFPKRVGEELGTYVYALLDPRNRSVFYVGAGRGTRVYGYVWEALAENEHRQTLEDPETDGAEVKAATIARIREIYDSGHEVEHYIVAHRVADTGGVADAVRNGVVGALGLVEGSALGNLAGGAAEQRAVPVDDLVLQYAAEPVPNLPTPCVVLEVPAASRRGVTSEQVYELSRGAWAAGAAVRNTDDIPVIVFADNIVRAAYRAKSWSSVARPGDASLWRFTGESDTELESQFVNKRIVPAKVGLKKWPTHGWVPHLTQARPGR, encoded by the coding sequence ATGGCTACCGTCTGGACGATCCCGATCGACATCACTTCTCGCTGGCTCGACAATGCCGAGGTCCAGACCTTCCTCGCGTCCAACGACCTGGACAACGCGTCCCCCGACCCGCGGGTGCGGTTCGCGCAGTTCGCGGACGTCACGAAGTCCCTCGAACGGCACGTCGGGCACACCTTCTCCTCCGTGCAGGGCGCCGCCACCGCACTCTTCGACGGCATCGACGGCGGGGTTCCCGTCGCGTTGAAACTGGCGGCCCTGCGCCTGATCCTGAAAGAGGTGTATCAGACCCGCCACGCGCCGCAGCCGTTCCCGAAGCGGGTGGGTGAGGAACTCGGCACCTACGTCTACGCGCTCCTCGACCCCCGCAACAGGTCGGTGTTCTACGTCGGCGCCGGACGCGGCACCCGTGTGTACGGCTACGTGTGGGAGGCGCTGGCCGAGAACGAGCACCGGCAGACGCTCGAGGATCCGGAGACCGACGGCGCCGAGGTGAAAGCGGCGACGATCGCCCGCATCCGGGAGATCTACGACTCCGGCCACGAGGTCGAGCACTACATCGTGGCGCATCGCGTTGCCGACACCGGTGGCGTCGCCGACGCGGTGCGCAACGGAGTGGTGGGAGCGCTGGGGCTCGTCGAGGGTTCCGCGCTGGGCAACCTCGCCGGCGGCGCGGCCGAGCAGCGGGCCGTACCCGTCGACGACCTCGTGTTGCAGTACGCAGCAGAACCCGTGCCGAATCTGCCGACCCCCTGCGTCGTCCTCGAGGTGCCCGCCGCCTCCCGGCGCGGTGTGACCTCGGAGCAGGTCTACGAACTGTCCCGCGGCGCGTGGGCAGCGGGCGCGGCCGTGCGCAACACCGACGACATCCCGGTGATCGTGTTCGCGGACAACATCGTTCGCGCCGCGTACCGGGCGAAGTCCTGGTCGTCGGTGGCACGGCCGGGTGACGCGTCGCTGTGGCGGTTCACGGGCGAGTCCGACACCGAACTGGAGTCGCAGTTCGTGAACAAGCGGATCGTCCCCGCCAAGGTCGGTCTGAAGAAGTGGCCCACCCACGGCTGGGTCCCGCACCTCACCCAGGCCCGCCCCGGCCGCTGA
- a CDS encoding ANTAR domain-containing protein: MATPSYSTRTAVDIAVGVLIAYRGCSENDAFTELAETSRQHKVALARTARALIAFIQTHHDDLPASDITAAALQWSHATPYRGAFGTAA; this comes from the coding sequence ATGGCAACGCCCAGCTACTCCACCCGCACGGCGGTCGACATCGCGGTCGGCGTCCTCATCGCCTACCGGGGCTGCTCCGAGAACGACGCGTTCACCGAACTCGCGGAGACGTCCCGGCAGCACAAGGTTGCCCTCGCCCGTACCGCCCGCGCGCTGATCGCGTTCATTCAGACCCATCACGACGACCTTCCCGCGTCCGATATCACCGCTGCGGCCCTGCAGTGGAGCCACGCCACTCCGTACCGCGGCGCGTTCGGCACGGCGGCATGA
- a CDS encoding Rv1535 domain-containing protein: MLTPPLREVYAVLLRAGVIEIVESPASFSSSAGANAAAAVAAPAHPSAWAQPTGPSGVHPSS, translated from the coding sequence GTGCTCACCCCACCGCTCCGGGAGGTGTACGCCGTGCTGCTGCGGGCCGGCGTCATCGAGATCGTCGAATCACCCGCAAGCTTCTCCAGCAGTGCCGGCGCGAACGCGGCTGCCGCGGTCGCCGCACCCGCACATCCCAGCGCCTGGGCCCAGCCGACCGGTCCGAGCGGGGTGCATCCCAGCAGCTGA
- the dhaL gene encoding dihydroxyacetone kinase subunit DhaL, with translation MAQPQFLNSPKSFVVDALRGAVATTDDLEWHPEPGYLTRREPLPSGQVALLSGGGSGHEPLHAGFVGRGMLTGACPGLIFSSPNAMQVRAATRAVDAGGGVVHIVKNYTGDVLNFRIAGDLAAEDGVTVEHVLVDDDVASEQEDGPGRRGTAATIAVEKICGASAERGDDLAAVAEFGRRTARNSRSMAVALRACTVPGSDSPSFDLPEGQIELGIGIHGERGTERVDALPAAELVRRLTDPVLASLGVQRGDPVIAIVNGLGAAHPLELQLLFAEFADYLAERGVVIRRSLVGSFVTALDMDGASITLVRCDDELLDLWDTPTAAPGWPNAPAGEFRGIADRSAVQFRSDVASRVDEAKVPDTVDALGRAAVGRWIGAFVEKVLTEEPNLTDLDRRAGDGDFGTNMVAALDHVDVAGIRDRYSPATIFESLSDAYLGHAGGTSGALFGVWFRQFYRVAADAPQGVDAKAIAAAARAGLDTIQELGGAQPGDKTMIDAIAPAVAAFESAVAAGRSLADGLAEAADASARGAEATADLTARRGRASYIGEAARGVVDPGALVLSWLFAEAAEVAHPVG, from the coding sequence ATGGCGCAACCACAGTTCCTGAACTCGCCCAAGTCTTTCGTCGTCGACGCGCTCCGCGGGGCCGTCGCCACCACCGACGACCTCGAATGGCATCCGGAACCGGGTTACCTGACGCGGCGGGAACCATTGCCGTCGGGGCAGGTCGCGTTGCTGTCGGGCGGTGGGTCCGGGCACGAACCGCTGCACGCCGGATTCGTCGGCCGGGGCATGCTCACCGGAGCCTGCCCCGGCCTGATCTTCAGCTCACCCAACGCGATGCAGGTGCGGGCCGCCACCCGGGCCGTGGACGCCGGCGGCGGGGTCGTGCACATCGTGAAGAACTACACCGGCGACGTCCTCAACTTCCGCATCGCCGGCGACCTGGCGGCGGAGGACGGCGTCACGGTCGAGCACGTCCTCGTCGACGACGACGTCGCGTCCGAACAGGAGGACGGGCCCGGGCGCCGCGGCACCGCGGCCACGATCGCGGTCGAGAAGATCTGCGGCGCTTCGGCCGAACGCGGAGACGACCTCGCCGCCGTCGCGGAGTTCGGGCGACGCACGGCCCGGAATTCCCGCAGCATGGCCGTGGCACTGCGAGCGTGCACCGTGCCGGGGTCGGACTCGCCGTCGTTCGACCTCCCGGAGGGGCAGATCGAACTCGGGATCGGCATCCACGGCGAACGCGGAACCGAACGGGTCGACGCGCTGCCCGCCGCCGAACTGGTCCGCCGGCTGACCGACCCCGTGCTCGCCTCGCTCGGCGTGCAGCGCGGGGATCCGGTGATCGCGATCGTCAACGGGCTCGGTGCGGCCCATCCGCTCGAATTGCAACTGCTGTTCGCAGAATTCGCCGACTACCTCGCCGAAAGGGGAGTGGTGATCCGGCGCTCGCTGGTCGGCAGTTTCGTCACCGCCCTCGACATGGACGGCGCGTCCATCACGCTGGTGCGCTGCGACGACGAACTCCTCGACCTCTGGGACACCCCGACCGCCGCACCGGGATGGCCGAACGCGCCTGCCGGCGAATTCCGCGGCATCGCAGACCGATCCGCGGTGCAGTTCCGGTCGGACGTCGCCTCCCGCGTGGACGAGGCGAAAGTTCCCGATACCGTCGACGCACTCGGCCGGGCGGCGGTGGGCAGGTGGATCGGCGCGTTCGTCGAGAAGGTCCTCACCGAGGAACCGAACCTCACCGACCTCGACCGCCGCGCGGGCGACGGCGACTTCGGCACCAACATGGTGGCCGCACTCGACCACGTCGACGTCGCCGGGATCCGCGACCGGTACTCCCCGGCGACGATCTTCGAGTCGCTGTCCGACGCCTACCTCGGCCATGCCGGTGGCACGTCGGGCGCGCTGTTCGGCGTCTGGTTCCGGCAGTTCTACCGGGTGGCCGCCGACGCACCGCAGGGTGTGGACGCGAAGGCGATCGCCGCCGCCGCACGGGCAGGCCTCGACACGATCCAGGAACTCGGCGGGGCGCAACCCGGAGACAAGACGATGATCGATGCCATCGCCCCCGCCGTGGCCGCCTTCGAATCGGCCGTCGCCGCGGGGAGGAGTCTGGCCGACGGCCTGGCCGAGGCTGCGGACGCGTCCGCCCGCGGAGCCGAGGCCACCGCCGACCTCACCGCGAGGCGCGGCCGGGCCAGCTACATCGGTGAGGCCGCGCGAGGTGTCGTGGACCCCGGTGCGCTGGTGCTGTCGTGGCTGTTCGCCGAGGCCGCGGAGGTAGCCCACCCGGTCGGGTAG
- a CDS encoding FAD-dependent monooxygenase: protein MSTYFQPQKYSATDFASTAATDDTLPVVVVGAGPVGMGVALGLAQRGIPVTVLEAADQVSFGSRAICISRHSLEVAARLGFGPELEKIVLPWVGGRSFYRDEQVLHFEMAHGEHDVRGPMVNVSQSEIEQIMTDTLLAHPLITFHWSSSVAGVLRSDEDVTLDIDTAFGTRRLRARWVVAADGGRSRMRELAGIRLQGNSYQGNYVIADIHWESTLPAERMVWFDPPSNPGSTIIMHQQPRDIWRIDYQLDGSDDAELETQEDRIRDRITRHLDWLENDVPWTLEWHGFYRAHALALDDFTHGRILFAGDAAHLVPIFGVRGLNSGMEDAETLAWTLAAVVHGTADEALLQAYSAERRGAWQQNVDNAGKSTLIMSPGSHGYRTTRDAVLALATTHPEFGHLINPRQSSATHAHLSPLTWPVAEGTTGLLPGDPLEDRRVRVVTAEGSVESSLNRVRGTGFAVLGVGVDAAGARMIAAHASGLATALSPELVRAVVVPAPGAVVDAAADLTVLDDPDGAVSAALGASPGECFVIRPDGLVLCRVRDLALLGEVHEHVRAATAPAVGVVPAHTGTAASPEESLRENVWMGLSEALDQAGESDREGFLTRLALLLGSQSGRREFEEALAAASHVSGKVCSGTPRHSHAEV from the coding sequence ATGTCCACCTACTTTCAGCCACAGAAGTATTCGGCGACGGACTTCGCGTCGACCGCCGCAACCGACGACACCCTGCCCGTCGTCGTCGTGGGCGCAGGACCGGTCGGCATGGGCGTGGCGCTCGGTCTCGCGCAGCGCGGCATCCCCGTCACCGTGCTCGAGGCCGCCGACCAGGTGTCGTTCGGCAGCCGCGCGATCTGTATCTCCCGGCACAGCCTCGAGGTGGCCGCCCGGCTCGGTTTCGGCCCGGAACTCGAGAAGATCGTGCTGCCCTGGGTGGGCGGGCGCAGCTTCTACCGCGACGAGCAGGTGCTGCACTTCGAGATGGCGCACGGCGAGCACGACGTCCGCGGTCCCATGGTCAACGTGTCGCAGTCCGAGATCGAGCAGATCATGACCGACACGCTGCTCGCGCACCCGCTGATCACATTCCATTGGTCGTCCAGCGTCGCCGGGGTCCTGCGGTCGGACGAGGACGTGACACTCGACATCGACACCGCGTTCGGCACGCGCCGGCTGCGCGCGCGGTGGGTGGTGGCCGCCGACGGCGGGCGCAGTCGCATGCGCGAACTCGCGGGAATCCGGTTGCAGGGAAACAGCTATCAGGGCAACTACGTCATCGCCGACATCCACTGGGAATCGACGCTGCCCGCCGAACGGATGGTGTGGTTCGACCCGCCGAGCAACCCCGGCTCGACGATCATCATGCATCAGCAGCCCCGCGACATCTGGCGCATCGACTACCAACTCGACGGCTCCGACGACGCCGAACTCGAGACACAAGAAGACCGCATCCGCGACCGGATCACCCGGCACCTCGACTGGCTAGAGAACGACGTGCCGTGGACCCTCGAGTGGCACGGCTTCTACCGCGCGCACGCGCTCGCGCTGGACGACTTCACGCACGGTCGCATCCTGTTCGCCGGCGACGCCGCGCACCTGGTGCCGATCTTCGGCGTCCGCGGGCTGAACTCCGGAATGGAGGACGCCGAGACCCTCGCCTGGACGCTGGCCGCCGTCGTCCACGGAACCGCGGACGAAGCACTGCTGCAGGCATATTCGGCTGAACGTCGCGGTGCCTGGCAGCAGAACGTCGACAACGCCGGAAAGTCGACGCTGATCATGTCGCCCGGCAGCCACGGCTACCGCACCACCCGCGACGCCGTCCTGGCGCTGGCCACGACCCACCCGGAGTTCGGGCACCTGATCAATCCGCGGCAGTCCAGTGCGACGCACGCGCACCTGTCGCCGCTGACGTGGCCGGTGGCCGAGGGCACGACCGGGCTGCTGCCCGGGGATCCGCTGGAAGACAGGCGAGTTCGCGTCGTCACCGCCGAGGGGTCGGTGGAGTCTTCGCTGAACCGTGTGCGCGGAACGGGTTTCGCGGTGCTCGGTGTCGGAGTGGATGCGGCCGGTGCTCGGATGATCGCCGCGCACGCATCTGGGCTCGCGACGGCGCTCTCGCCCGAGTTGGTGCGGGCGGTCGTCGTCCCCGCACCCGGTGCGGTGGTGGACGCGGCGGCGGACCTGACCGTCCTGGACGACCCCGACGGGGCGGTCTCGGCCGCTCTCGGCGCGTCCCCCGGCGAGTGCTTCGTCATCCGCCCGGACGGGCTCGTCCTGTGCCGGGTCCGGGACCTGGCGCTGCTCGGGGAGGTGCACGAGCACGTGAGGGCGGCGACCGCCCCCGCGGTGGGTGTCGTCCCCGCGCACACCGGCACGGCCGCGAGCCCGGAGGAGTCGCTGCGCGAGAACGTGTGGATGGGGCTGTCGGAGGCGCTCGACCAGGCGGGCGAATCGGACCGGGAGGGTTTCCTGACCCGGCTCGCGTTGCTGCTCGGGTCGCAGTCGGGCCGCCGGGAGTTCGAGGAAGCGCTCGCCGCCGCCTCCCACGTGAGTGGCAAAGTGTGCTCCGGTACTCCGCGGCACTCACATGCGGAGGTTTAG
- a CDS encoding MFS transporter gives MTAITEATPTVSPKEARRAVLSSFVGTAIEWYDFFIYGTAAALVIGPQFFPGASTFAGTLAAFATFAVGFIARPIGGVVMGHFGDRIGRKSMLVLSLTMMGAATVGIGLLPNFEAIGVAAPILLVALRFVQGIGVGGEWGGAVLMATEHAPEGKRGLYGAAPQMGVPAGVIMANVVFLGVTQLLSDDAFQTWGWRVPFLTSAVLVGVAMWIRLGVFESPAFAEAKESDTIVKMPIVEVLTKNWRTVLLAAGTFIATNGIAYVFMVYVLTYGTKELGFSRATMLTLLIVACPVWMAGMAVSARKSDVLGRRRVYTWSSIALVVVAAVFFPLIDTASLPVMLLAMVVMAAVLGTTAGPQSALFAELFPAHIRYSGASLGYQIGAILGGGLAPVLATWLFGAFGSSVAISAYFVVIAVISLVAILLLPETNKNAQKAEVA, from the coding sequence ATGACGGCAATCACCGAGGCGACACCGACGGTGTCCCCCAAGGAAGCGCGCAGGGCAGTCCTGTCGAGTTTCGTCGGCACCGCGATCGAGTGGTACGACTTCTTCATCTACGGCACTGCCGCGGCCCTGGTGATCGGACCACAATTCTTCCCCGGCGCGTCGACGTTCGCCGGAACCCTCGCCGCGTTCGCCACCTTCGCGGTCGGCTTCATCGCCCGCCCCATCGGTGGCGTCGTCATGGGCCACTTCGGTGACCGCATCGGGCGCAAGTCGATGCTGGTGCTGTCGCTCACGATGATGGGCGCCGCGACCGTCGGCATCGGACTGCTCCCGAACTTCGAGGCCATCGGGGTGGCCGCACCCATCCTGCTGGTCGCGTTGCGGTTCGTGCAGGGCATCGGCGTCGGCGGTGAATGGGGCGGCGCGGTGCTGATGGCCACCGAACACGCCCCCGAAGGCAAGCGCGGACTGTACGGCGCGGCACCGCAGATGGGTGTCCCGGCCGGTGTGATCATGGCGAACGTCGTCTTCCTCGGCGTCACGCAGTTGCTGTCCGACGACGCATTCCAGACCTGGGGCTGGCGCGTGCCGTTCCTCACGAGCGCGGTGCTCGTCGGCGTCGCGATGTGGATTCGCCTCGGCGTCTTCGAATCCCCGGCCTTCGCCGAGGCCAAGGAGAGCGACACGATCGTGAAGATGCCGATCGTCGAGGTACTCACGAAGAACTGGCGGACCGTGCTGCTCGCCGCGGGCACGTTCATCGCGACCAACGGCATCGCCTACGTCTTCATGGTCTACGTGCTGACGTACGGCACGAAGGAACTCGGCTTCAGCCGCGCCACGATGCTGACCCTGCTGATCGTCGCGTGCCCGGTCTGGATGGCGGGCATGGCGGTGTCGGCCCGGAAGTCGGACGTGCTCGGCAGGCGCCGCGTGTACACGTGGAGTTCGATCGCGCTGGTGGTCGTCGCCGCGGTGTTCTTCCCGCTGATCGACACGGCGTCGCTCCCGGTCATGCTGCTCGCGATGGTCGTGATGGCCGCGGTGCTCGGCACCACCGCCGGACCGCAGTCGGCGCTGTTCGCGGAACTCTTCCCCGCCCACATCCGCTACAGCGGAGCATCTCTCGGCTACCAAATCGGCGCCATCCTCGGCGGTGGGCTCGCACCGGTCCTCGCGACGTGGCTGTTCGGGGCCTTCGGCAGTTCCGTCGCGATCAGCGCCTACTTCGTGGTGATCGCCGTGATCAGTCTCGTCGCCATTCTGCTACTGCCGGAAACGAACAAGAACGCACAGAAGGCGGAGGTCGCCTGA